The Terriglobales bacterium genome contains the following window.
GGGCTTGCGATGCAGCTCCTGCTCTCCGGCGAGATGATCGGCGCGCAGGAAGCGCACCGCATCGGGCTGGTGAACGAAGTCACCGCGCCCGCCGAGCTGCTGCCGCGCGCCGAAGCCATCGCGCAGAAGATCATCGCCAACGCTCCGCTCGCCGTGCAGTACACCATGGAAGCGGTGAACAAGGGGCTCGACATGCCGCTCGCCGAAGGCCTGTTCCTCGAAGCCACGCTGTTCGCCGTCGCCTGCGCGACGGAGGACAAGAAGGAAGGGACGAGCGCGTTCCTGGAAAAGCGCGCGGCGGCGTTCAAGGGAAAGTAGAAAGTCCACCACAGAGACACAGAGTCACAGAGAAAAGCGAATGGGATTGAATCCTCTGTGTCTCTGTGCCTCTGTGGTAGGTTTGGTTTTTCAATGACCAAGAAGTACAAGCCGGAAGCGCCGCCGAAGGCCAAGCACCCGGGCGCGAGCGGCCATCTCGACGCCCGCGGCCTGCGCTTCGGCGTGGTGGTCGCGCGCTTCAACGAGTTCATCACCGAGCGCCTTCTGACTTCCGCGCTGGATGCGCTGCGCCGCGCTGGCGCCGACGACCACCACATCGAGCTCGTGCGCGTCCCCGGCTCCTTCGAGATCCCCATCGCCGCCCGCCAGCTCGCCGAGACGCACCGCTTCGACGCCATCCTGTGCCTCGGCTGCATCCTGCGCGGCGACACCACGCACTACGAGCACATCTCGACCGAGGTCACGCGCGGCATCGGGCAGTCCGCGCAGGAGACCGGCATCCCGCACGCCTACGGCGTCCTCACCTGCGACACGCTCGAGCAGGCCATCGACCGCGCTGGCCTGAAGAGCGGCAACAAGGGCGCCGAAGCCGCGCTCACCGCCATCGAGATGGCGTCGCTGCGCAAGGCAATCCGCAAGTCGGGCGCCGGCCACGACAAGCGCCACGACTTCGACCCGGCCACGCAGCGCGAGCGCCGCGCCCGGCCGCGGCTCAACGACCTCCACCGCACCGTGGAGCGCGTGCTCGACCAGCACGGCCATCCGCGCAAGCGCGGCTGAGCCAACTCTGTTGCCGCGACCATCTTCTTTATACTGACCGCAGACATGGGCACGCGCCGCAAATCCCGCGAGTTCGCTCTCCAGATGCTCTTCCAGCTCGACATGGGCAAGCAGACCGGCGAGCACGTCCGCAAGACCTTCTGGGGCGAGCGCAAGGACGTGGAGCAGGAAGTGAAGGGCTTTGCCGACGACCTGTTCCGCATCGCGCAGGAGCGCGCGCCCGAGATCGACGAGCGCATCGAGCGCCACGCCGCGCACTGGCGCGTGGACCGCATGGCGGCGGTCGACCGCAACGTGCTCCGCGCCGCCGTCGCCGAGCTGCTCGGCTACCCGCACACCCCGCGCC
Protein-coding sequences here:
- the nusB gene encoding transcription antitermination factor NusB; this translates as MGTRRKSREFALQMLFQLDMGKQTGEHVRKTFWGERKDVEQEVKGFADDLFRIAQERAPEIDERIERHAAHWRVDRMAAVDRNVLRAAVAELLGYPHTPRPVVINEYLEVARKFSSPEAVHFINGVLDAVAKDLPAAS
- the ribH gene encoding 6,7-dimethyl-8-ribityllumazine synthase — its product is MTKKYKPEAPPKAKHPGASGHLDARGLRFGVVVARFNEFITERLLTSALDALRRAGADDHHIELVRVPGSFEIPIAARQLAETHRFDAILCLGCILRGDTTHYEHISTEVTRGIGQSAQETGIPHAYGVLTCDTLEQAIDRAGLKSGNKGAEAALTAIEMASLRKAIRKSGAGHDKRHDFDPATQRERRARPRLNDLHRTVERVLDQHGHPRKRG